From a region of the Pseudomonadaceae bacterium SI-3 genome:
- a CDS encoding acyl-CoA dehydrogenase → MHFAYSPRVDALRQQLLAFMDQYIVPRIGAWHEEVSAGAYPVSFMEDLKALARSEGLWNLFLPSLGEDEPGMGLSNLEYAPLAEIMGRVHWASEVFNCNAPDTGNMELLHMFATPEQRERWLNPLLEGEIRSAFAMTEPDVPSSDATNIQTLIRREGDDYVINGRKWFITNASHPNCKLLIVMGKTDPDAETHQQQSMILVPFNTPGVELVRNIPVMNHLAPEGHSELVLRNVRVPAGNLLGKEGDGFMMAQARLGPGRIHHCMRSIGMAELALELMVERCQERKAFGKYLQQYSNIGDWIAESRIEIEQARLLVLKTAWMIDEGGAKAARKEISMIKALVPRMLTNVADRAMQVYGAMGLTPDTPLANMWTGGRALRFADGPDQVHLRSIARIEIKASEANRGATAAYLTPPGRHGS, encoded by the coding sequence ATGCATTTCGCCTATAGCCCACGTGTCGACGCGCTGCGTCAGCAGCTACTCGCGTTTATGGACCAGTACATCGTGCCGCGTATCGGCGCCTGGCATGAGGAGGTCTCCGCAGGCGCCTACCCGGTTTCATTCATGGAAGACCTGAAAGCCTTGGCGCGTTCCGAAGGCTTATGGAATCTGTTCCTGCCGTCACTAGGCGAAGATGAGCCGGGCATGGGCCTGAGCAACCTCGAGTACGCACCGCTGGCGGAGATCATGGGCCGCGTGCATTGGGCGTCGGAGGTGTTCAACTGCAATGCGCCGGATACCGGGAATATGGAGCTGCTGCACATGTTCGCCACGCCGGAACAGCGCGAGCGCTGGCTGAACCCCTTGCTTGAAGGCGAGATCCGCTCGGCCTTCGCCATGACCGAACCGGACGTGCCGTCCTCCGATGCCACCAATATCCAGACGCTGATCCGCCGCGAGGGCGATGATTACGTGATCAACGGCCGCAAGTGGTTCATCACCAACGCCTCGCACCCCAACTGCAAACTGTTGATCGTCATGGGCAAGACCGACCCGGACGCGGAGACCCATCAGCAGCAGAGCATGATTCTGGTGCCGTTCAACACGCCCGGCGTCGAGCTGGTACGCAACATTCCAGTGATGAATCATCTCGCGCCGGAAGGCCACAGCGAATTGGTGCTGCGTAACGTGCGGGTGCCCGCGGGCAATCTGCTAGGCAAGGAGGGCGACGGTTTCATGATGGCCCAGGCGCGACTCGGCCCGGGTCGTATTCATCACTGCATGCGCTCGATAGGCATGGCCGAGCTGGCGCTGGAGCTGATGGTCGAGCGCTGCCAGGAGCGCAAGGCGTTCGGCAAGTACCTGCAGCAGTACTCGAACATCGGCGACTGGATTGCCGAGTCACGCATCGAGATCGAGCAGGCGCGTCTGTTGGTGCTGAAAACCGCCTGGATGATCGACGAGGGCGGCGCCAAGGCGGCGCGCAAGGAGATCTCGATGATCAAGGCATTGGTGCCCAGAATGCTCACCAACGTTGCTGATCGAGCCATGCAGGTCTACGGCGCGATGGGCCTGACGCCTGATACTCCGCTGGCGAACATGTGGACGGGCGGCCGTGCCTTGCGCTTCGCCGACGGCCCCGATCAGGTGCATCTGCGCAGCATTGCGCGGATTGAAATCAAGGCCAGCGAAGCCAATCGTGGCGCGACGGCAGCCTACCTGACGCCGCCTGGGCGTCATGGCTCGTGA
- a CDS encoding thioredoxin reductase: protein MIDCLIVGGGPGGLTAALYLARFRRSCMVVDAGSSRASWIPRSHNYPGFPPGINGNDLLARLREQAKGYGARLERGRVEHIEPHADGFSVRYGDATCVTRRIILATGIEDTLPDMPDVEQAIGNGQVRLCAICDGYEVDGDNVAVYGEAENAISHAVFLRTFTDRVTVVVHGEPNACDQAIALAEHYDIRVISDRVESLHPCDTGIELLTCRGERHHFDIIYPSLGARFRSDLALQLGVDCDECGGIWVDNHQQTTMRGLYAIGDVTMGLKQMSVAIGQAAQAATAVHNSLEANPWGGSGLDAAR from the coding sequence GTGATCGACTGCCTGATTGTCGGAGGTGGGCCGGGCGGACTGACTGCAGCTCTCTATCTCGCACGCTTCCGCCGTAGCTGCATGGTCGTGGACGCCGGTTCCAGTCGCGCCTCGTGGATTCCGCGATCGCATAACTACCCGGGCTTCCCGCCGGGCATCAACGGTAACGACCTGCTGGCCCGCCTGCGCGAACAGGCCAAGGGGTATGGCGCGCGGCTCGAGCGTGGCCGGGTCGAGCACATCGAGCCCCACGCCGACGGATTCAGCGTGCGCTATGGCGACGCCACCTGCGTGACCCGGCGGATCATCCTCGCCACCGGGATTGAGGACACCCTGCCGGACATGCCCGATGTCGAGCAGGCCATCGGCAATGGCCAGGTGCGGTTGTGCGCAATCTGCGATGGCTATGAGGTCGACGGTGACAATGTCGCGGTGTACGGCGAGGCAGAAAATGCCATCAGCCATGCGGTATTCCTGCGCACCTTCACCGATCGCGTGACGGTGGTGGTGCACGGCGAGCCCAATGCCTGCGACCAGGCCATCGCGTTGGCCGAGCACTATGACATCCGGGTAATCAGCGACCGAGTGGAATCCCTGCACCCTTGCGACACCGGCATCGAGTTGCTGACCTGCCGTGGCGAAAGGCATCACTTCGACATTATCTACCCCAGCCTCGGTGCGCGTTTTCGCTCCGACCTTGCGCTGCAGCTGGGCGTCGACTGTGACGAGTGCGGCGGCATCTGGGTGGACAACCACCAGCAAACCACCATGCGCGGCCTTTATGCCATCGGCGATGTGACCATGGGCCTGAAGCAGATGAGTGTTGCCATCGGCCAGGCGGCGCAGGCGGCGACGGCCGTGCATAACAGCCTCGAAGCCAACCCCTGGGGCGGCTCGGGCCTGGATGCGGCGCGATAG
- a CDS encoding BCCT transporter, translating to MATNPGKNTASAVESIPAPTGAANLIDTDYVIGQDNIKRKFFDVHGKVFTISALTIVLFVVVTLALRSEVEPLFTAIRDWLTGNLAWFFIGSANIFVLLCLGLILSPLGRVRLGGREATPDYSYTGWFSMLFAAGMGIGLMFYGVAEPMSHFSTAMGGTTVENGVRTDWAPLGAAAGDAQAAASLSMAATIFHWGLHPWAIYAIVALALALFSFNKGLPLSIRSIFYPLLGERVWGWPGHVIDILAVFATLFGLATSLGLGAQQAAGGLEFLFGMPNTDTSKALLVAGITVIALMSVLAGLDKGVKRLSEFNMVLALLLLLFIIIVGPTLAIITGFFSNLGSYLVNLPALSNPVGRADANFSQGWTAFYWAWWISWSPFVGMFIARVSRGRSVREFLIAVLLVPSLVSVLWMTAFGGTALGQFVTDGFTGVQDVALELKLFAMLGELPLAQISSFIGIVLVVVFFVTSSDSGSLVIDTITAGGKVNAPVPQRAFWAVLQGVVAISLLLGGGLVALQAMAVSTGLPFTVVLLVGCVSIVKGLMSEPR from the coding sequence GTGGCGACCAATCCTGGAAAGAACACGGCGTCGGCCGTGGAGAGTATCCCCGCCCCGACGGGGGCGGCCAACCTGATCGATACCGACTACGTGATCGGTCAGGACAATATCAAACGCAAGTTTTTCGATGTGCACGGCAAGGTGTTCACCATTTCGGCGCTGACCATCGTGCTCTTCGTGGTCGTCACGCTCGCCCTGCGCAGTGAGGTCGAGCCGTTGTTCACCGCGATTCGCGACTGGCTCACCGGCAACTTGGCCTGGTTTTTCATCGGATCGGCAAATATCTTCGTCCTGTTGTGCCTGGGGTTGATCCTTTCACCCTTGGGCAGGGTGCGTCTGGGTGGTCGCGAAGCAACGCCGGATTATTCCTACACGGGCTGGTTTTCCATGCTGTTCGCCGCCGGCATGGGCATCGGCCTGATGTTCTACGGCGTGGCTGAACCTATGTCGCATTTCTCTACGGCTATGGGCGGCACCACCGTCGAAAACGGCGTGCGGACCGACTGGGCGCCGCTGGGCGCCGCAGCAGGCGATGCCCAGGCAGCCGCCAGCCTGAGCATGGCTGCCACCATCTTCCACTGGGGTCTGCACCCCTGGGCGATCTATGCCATCGTGGCGCTGGCCCTGGCGCTGTTCTCCTTCAACAAGGGATTGCCGCTGAGCATCCGCTCGATCTTCTACCCGCTGCTCGGCGAGCGGGTATGGGGTTGGCCAGGCCATGTGATCGATATCCTGGCGGTCTTCGCGACTCTCTTCGGTTTGGCTACCTCGCTGGGCCTGGGTGCGCAACAGGCGGCGGGGGGGCTGGAGTTTCTGTTCGGTATGCCTAATACCGATACCAGCAAGGCGCTTCTGGTAGCCGGCATCACGGTTATCGCGCTGATGTCGGTACTTGCCGGCCTGGACAAGGGGGTCAAGCGCCTGTCGGAATTCAACATGGTGCTGGCGCTGCTATTGCTGTTGTTCATCATCATCGTCGGGCCGACCTTGGCGATCATCACCGGCTTCTTCAGCAACCTGGGCAGCTATCTGGTCAACCTGCCGGCGCTGTCCAATCCGGTCGGTCGTGCCGATGCCAACTTCAGTCAGGGCTGGACCGCGTTCTACTGGGCGTGGTGGATCAGCTGGTCGCCGTTCGTTGGCATGTTCATCGCGCGGGTCAGCCGCGGCCGCAGCGTACGTGAGTTCCTGATTGCCGTGCTGCTGGTGCCGTCGCTGGTCTCGGTGCTGTGGATGACCGCGTTCGGTGGTACTGCGCTGGGCCAGTTCGTCACCGACGGGTTCACCGGGGTGCAGGATGTGGCGCTGGAGCTGAAGCTGTTCGCCATGCTCGGTGAGCTACCGCTGGCCCAGATCAGCTCCTTTATCGGTATCGTTCTGGTGGTGGTGTTCTTCGTCACCTCCTCGGACTCCGGCTCGCTGGTGATCGACACCATTACCGCCGGTGGCAAAGTCAACGCACCAGTGCCGCAGCGGGCCTTCTGGGCGGTGCTGCAGGGCGTGGTGGCCATTTCTCTGTTGCTGGGCGGCGGCCTGGTTGCGCTGCAGGCCATGGCGGTGTCCACCGGCCTGCCATTTACCGTGGTCTTGCTGGTCGGCTGCGTGTCCATCGTCAAGGGGCTGATGAGCGAGCCTCGGTAG
- a CDS encoding DNA polymerase III subunit epsilon (3'-5' exonuclease of DNA polymerase III), producing the protein MKRSGSRTAPDWPAVFAQLARTARDPRLVRFYEAGTVSADTPLEQVPLLALDVETTGLDSQRDSIVSLGLMPFDLQRIRCREASYWVVKPVCDLSSQSITFHHITHSDVSNAPRLAHVLDELLEKMAGRIMVVHYRSIERRFLDQAVHHLLGEGLQFPVIDTMQLEARLHPRRRGWLRRVLSTKRPVSIRLADSRLRYGLPLYQAHHALTDALATAELLQAQSAHHYPSTTAVGDLWN; encoded by the coding sequence ATGAAACGTAGCGGATCTCGTACGGCCCCCGACTGGCCAGCCGTGTTTGCCCAGCTCGCGCGAACGGCCCGCGACCCGCGCCTTGTACGTTTCTACGAGGCCGGTACGGTCAGTGCCGACACGCCACTGGAGCAGGTGCCCTTGCTCGCCCTGGACGTCGAGACCACCGGTCTGGACAGCCAACGCGACTCGATCGTCAGCCTTGGCCTGATGCCCTTCGATCTGCAGCGGATCCGCTGCCGCGAGGCCAGCTACTGGGTCGTCAAGCCGGTGTGCGATCTGAGCAGTCAGTCGATCACCTTTCATCACATCACGCACTCGGATGTCAGCAACGCGCCGAGGCTGGCCCACGTGCTCGACGAGCTGCTGGAGAAAATGGCTGGCAGGATCATGGTGGTGCATTACCGCAGCATCGAGCGGCGCTTTCTCGACCAGGCCGTGCACCACCTCCTGGGCGAAGGCCTGCAGTTTCCGGTGATCGATACGATGCAGCTGGAAGCACGGCTGCACCCGCGCCGACGTGGCTGGCTGCGCCGAGTGCTCAGCACCAAGCGGCCCGTATCGATCCGCCTGGCCGACAGCCGCCTGCGCTATGGTTTACCGCTATACCAGGCCCACCATGCCCTGACCGATGCCCTGGCAACCGCCGAGCTGTTGCAGGCGCAATCGGCCCACCACTACCCGTCGACAACCGCCGTGGGCGATCTTTGGAACTGA
- a CDS encoding DUF488 domain-containing protein, translated as MIRCKRAYEPPARDDGHRVLVDRLWPRNRTRESLALHDWCKALAPSSELRRAFKAGKLSFEIFRDDYRRELAGHPEHWWPLLDIAARGPLTLVYAARDEQQNNARVLAEWLEEELERRRAPTSPTCYAGEPMA; from the coding sequence ATGATCCGCTGCAAACGCGCCTATGAGCCGCCGGCACGCGATGACGGCCACAGGGTGTTGGTCGATCGCCTATGGCCGCGCAACCGGACCAGGGAATCGCTGGCGCTGCATGACTGGTGCAAGGCGCTGGCGCCGTCGAGCGAACTGCGGCGTGCCTTCAAAGCCGGCAAGCTGTCGTTCGAGATCTTTCGAGACGATTATCGGCGGGAACTGGCGGGCCACCCGGAGCATTGGTGGCCGCTGCTGGATATTGCGGCCAGAGGCCCGTTGACCCTCGTCTACGCGGCGCGCGACGAGCAGCAGAACAATGCGCGGGTGCTAGCCGAATGGCTGGAAGAGGAGTTGGAGCGGCGCCGCGCGCCCACATCGCCCACCTGTTATGCCGGCGAGCCGATGGCCTGA
- a CDS encoding C4-dicarboxylate ABC transporter, producing MAAEGEPFVIKFAHVVADDTPKGKGALLFQKLVHERLAGKVKVEVYPNSTLVGDADEMQALLNNEVQILAPSLSKFGKYTKKLQVFDLPFLFDDEAAVQRFQSRETSRDLLRSMADSGIYGLAYWNNGLKQLSATQALRLPGDAAGLAFRIQPSAVLEAQFNAVGAKPVVLPFAEVYKSLQAGVVQGAENPWSNIASQNMHKVQPFITESNHGVLNYMLVTSSEFWMSMPFAVRSELEGIILEVTQAVNREAAALNQRDRDRILASGSSKLVVLTPEQRQAWREKMMPVWQSYENEIGADVIRAALTVNRKR from the coding sequence ATGGCGGCCGAAGGGGAGCCTTTCGTCATCAAGTTCGCTCACGTCGTAGCCGACGACACGCCCAAGGGCAAGGGCGCGTTGCTGTTTCAGAAGCTGGTGCATGAGCGTCTGGCCGGCAAGGTGAAGGTCGAGGTCTACCCAAACTCGACATTGGTTGGCGATGCCGACGAGATGCAGGCCCTGCTGAACAACGAGGTGCAGATCCTTGCGCCGTCCCTGTCGAAGTTCGGCAAGTACACGAAGAAGCTGCAGGTGTTCGACCTGCCGTTTCTGTTCGACGACGAGGCTGCCGTCCAGCGCTTCCAGTCACGTGAGACGAGCCGTGATCTGCTGCGCTCCATGGCCGACTCTGGCATCTATGGCCTGGCCTATTGGAACAACGGTCTGAAGCAGCTCTCGGCCACGCAGGCGCTGCGTCTCCCGGGGGATGCCGCTGGCCTGGCGTTTCGCATACAGCCCTCCGCGGTTCTGGAAGCACAGTTCAATGCGGTAGGCGCAAAGCCGGTAGTGCTGCCCTTTGCCGAGGTCTACAAGTCGCTGCAGGCGGGCGTGGTTCAGGGCGCGGAAAACCCCTGGTCGAACATCGCCAGCCAGAACATGCACAAGGTCCAGCCGTTCATCACCGAGAGCAATCACGGGGTGCTCAATTACATGCTGGTGACCAGCTCGGAGTTCTGGATGAGCATGCCCTTTGCGGTGCGCTCTGAACTCGAGGGCATCATTCTCGAGGTGACCCAGGCGGTGAATCGGGAAGCAGCTGCGCTGAACCAGCGCGACCGCGACCGCATCCTCGCCAGTGGCAGCAGCAAGCTGGTCGTCCTTACGCCCGAGCAGCGCCAGGCCTGGCGGGAAAAGATGATGCCGGTGTGGCAGTCCTACGAAAACGAGATCGGTGCCGACGTGATCCGCGCCGCATTGACGGTCAATCGCAAGCGCTGA
- a CDS encoding cyclic nucleotide-binding protein, translating to MQVELLEIRDHLSRFAPFDGLPDDTLDEIARQVEVGYFKAGSDILRYGETISELHYIRSGAVEIYRRNGELYNRLSEGEVFGQFGLLRGHKVRLPARAIEDSLIYFIPGLLFEQLCEANDAFADFVEAEGQSRLKVEEPQGKASELMKIKVRKLVTRRTVSVPLGTSVQEAAQVMTEHGVSSLVILGPSPNAAEASSLQVMTGITTDRDLRTRVLAEGLPLDTPVDQVMSPNPITIQADDSVFEAMLSMLRNNIHHLPVMYRQRPVGVINLSDIIKYESQSSLYLVNSIFNKQSVAELQGLVPDLRATFLRMVNEEATAHMIGSAMSGIGRSLTHRLLELAEQRLGPPPVPYCYMVLGSMARDEQLIVTDQDNALVLDNRFDPRIHDEYFLQLASFVSDGLAACGYSYCKGGIMGSNAKWRQPLRVWRSYFTQWIEQPNPETLLNSSIFFDLSSVYGEAGLVESLKDLIAQKASSNPLFLAALARNALNRTPPLGFFRTFVMEKDGQQNNIINLKGRGTAPLTDLIRVHALAVGSKAQNSQERLEAIAATKLLTEDAITQLRNALEFLSIVRIRHQATDLLEGREPDNYIEPEQIDANERHNLKSAFQVLSNAQQFLRFRYPGQLPSRPL from the coding sequence ATGCAGGTCGAGCTGCTCGAAATACGCGACCATCTGAGTCGCTTCGCCCCCTTCGACGGTCTGCCGGACGACACGCTCGACGAAATCGCACGACAGGTCGAGGTCGGCTATTTCAAGGCCGGCAGCGACATTCTTCGCTACGGCGAGACGATCTCGGAGTTGCATTACATCCGCAGTGGTGCCGTGGAGATCTACCGGCGCAACGGCGAACTGTACAACCGCCTTTCCGAAGGCGAAGTGTTCGGTCAGTTCGGCCTGTTGCGCGGCCACAAGGTGCGTCTGCCGGCACGGGCGATCGAAGACAGCCTGATCTACTTCATTCCCGGCCTGTTGTTCGAGCAGCTGTGCGAGGCCAATGACGCCTTCGCCGACTTTGTCGAAGCCGAAGGCCAGTCGCGCCTGAAGGTGGAAGAGCCGCAGGGCAAGGCCAGCGAGCTGATGAAGATCAAGGTCCGCAAGCTGGTCACCCGGCGCACCGTCAGCGTGCCGCTTGGCACCAGCGTGCAAGAGGCCGCACAGGTAATGACCGAGCATGGCGTGTCCTCGCTGGTGATTCTCGGCCCGTCGCCGAACGCAGCCGAGGCATCCAGTCTCCAGGTCATGACCGGCATTACCACCGACCGCGACCTGCGCACGCGGGTGTTGGCCGAAGGGCTGCCGCTGGACACACCGGTCGATCAGGTGATGTCACCCAACCCGATCACCATCCAGGCCGACGACTCGGTGTTCGAGGCCATGCTCAGCATGCTGCGCAACAACATCCATCACCTGCCGGTGATGTATCGCCAGCGCCCGGTCGGCGTGATCAACCTGTCGGACATCATCAAATACGAATCGCAGAGCAGCCTGTATCTGGTCAACAGCATCTTCAACAAGCAGTCGGTCGCCGAGCTGCAGGGTTTGGTGCCAGACCTGCGCGCGACCTTCCTGCGCATGGTCAACGAAGAAGCCACGGCACACATGATCGGCAGCGCCATGTCGGGCATCGGCCGCAGCCTTACCCATCGCCTGCTGGAGCTGGCTGAACAGCGGCTGGGACCGCCACCAGTGCCCTACTGCTATATGGTGTTGGGGTCGATGGCGCGCGACGAGCAATTGATCGTCACCGATCAGGACAACGCCCTGGTCCTCGACAACCGTTTCGATCCGCGCATTCATGACGAGTATTTCCTGCAGCTGGCGAGCTTCGTCAGTGACGGCCTGGCTGCCTGCGGCTACAGCTACTGCAAGGGCGGCATCATGGGGAGCAACGCCAAGTGGCGGCAACCGCTGCGGGTCTGGAGGAGCTACTTCACCCAGTGGATCGAGCAGCCCAATCCTGAAACGCTGCTCAACAGCTCGATCTTCTTCGACCTCAGCAGCGTCTACGGAGAGGCCGGACTCGTGGAAAGCCTCAAGGATCTGATCGCGCAAAAGGCCAGCAGCAACCCGCTGTTTCTCGCCGCCCTTGCGCGCAACGCGCTCAACCGCACGCCACCGCTAGGGTTCTTCCGCACCTTCGTGATGGAAAAGGACGGCCAGCAGAACAACATCATCAACCTCAAGGGACGCGGCACCGCGCCACTGACCGACCTGATCCGGGTGCACGCCCTGGCGGTCGGCTCCAAGGCCCAGAACTCCCAGGAGCGCCTGGAGGCCATCGCCGCCACCAAGCTGTTGACCGAAGACGCCATCACCCAGCTGCGTAATGCCCTGGAATTCCTCTCCATCGTGCGCATCCGCCATCAGGCCACGGATTTGCTGGAGGGGCGCGAACCGGATAACTACATAGAGCCGGAGCAGATTGACGCCAACGAACGACACAACCTCAAGTCGGCCTTTCAGGTGCTCAGCAATGCGCAGCAGTTCTTGCGCTTCCGCTACCCGGGCCAGCTTCCAAGTCGGCCGCTATGA
- a CDS encoding L-serine ammonia-lyase: MSLSVFDLFKIGIGPSSSHTVGPMRAALRFAEELRRDDLLPAAEHLRVELYGSLGATGKGHGSDKAVLLGLEGERPEDVDSDAIPSRMAAMRESHELRLLGEKLIRFEPGNDLQFIRKPLAFHPNGMIFRAFDAAGLQLRSREYYSVGGGFVVDEQAAGDDRIVEDQTVLPFPFHSADQLLALCVEHGLSISQLMLANEAAWRPEAETRAGLLKIWQVMQACVKAGCNTEGVMPGGLKVQRRAAGLYRQLSEHPEANLRDALTVLDWVDLYALAVNEENAAGGRVVTAPTNGAAGIVPALLHYYMRFIHGANEDGVVRFLLTAAAIGILYKENASISGAEVGCQGEVGVACSMAAGALCEVLGGTPQQVENAAEIGMEHNLGLTCDPVGGLVQVPCIERNAMGSVKAINAARMALRGDGKHFISLDKVIRTMRQTGADMKSKYKETARGGLAVNIIEC, encoded by the coding sequence ATGTCACTCAGCGTATTCGACCTGTTCAAAATCGGTATTGGCCCGTCCAGCTCGCATACGGTGGGGCCGATGCGCGCCGCGTTACGTTTTGCCGAGGAGCTCAGACGTGACGACCTGCTGCCTGCCGCCGAACACCTGAGGGTCGAGTTGTACGGTTCGCTCGGCGCTACCGGCAAAGGCCATGGCAGTGACAAGGCCGTTTTACTCGGACTCGAAGGCGAGCGACCCGAGGACGTCGATTCCGACGCCATCCCCTCGCGCATGGCGGCGATGCGTGAATCCCACGAGCTGCGCCTGCTGGGCGAAAAACTCATTCGCTTCGAGCCCGGCAATGACCTGCAATTCATCCGCAAGCCATTGGCATTCCACCCCAACGGCATGATCTTTCGCGCGTTCGACGCCGCCGGGCTGCAGTTGCGCAGCCGCGAGTACTATTCGGTCGGCGGCGGCTTCGTGGTCGACGAGCAGGCTGCGGGCGATGACCGCATCGTCGAGGACCAGACCGTCCTGCCCTTCCCTTTTCACAGCGCCGACCAATTGCTCGCGCTGTGTGTCGAACATGGCCTGTCCATCAGCCAACTGATGCTGGCGAACGAAGCCGCCTGGCGACCGGAAGCGGAAACCCGTGCCGGCCTGCTGAAGATCTGGCAGGTGATGCAGGCCTGCGTCAAGGCGGGCTGCAACACCGAAGGGGTGATGCCTGGTGGGTTAAAGGTTCAGCGCCGTGCCGCAGGCCTGTACCGGCAATTGAGCGAACACCCCGAAGCCAATCTGCGCGATGCGCTGACGGTGCTCGACTGGGTTGACTTGTATGCGTTGGCGGTGAACGAGGAGAACGCCGCCGGTGGCCGAGTGGTAACCGCCCCCACCAATGGCGCAGCAGGGATCGTCCCGGCGCTGCTGCATTACTACATGCGCTTCATCCATGGCGCGAACGAAGACGGCGTGGTGCGCTTTCTCCTGACGGCAGCCGCCATTGGCATTCTCTACAAGGAGAACGCCTCGATTTCCGGCGCCGAGGTCGGCTGCCAGGGCGAAGTGGGGGTGGCCTGTTCAATGGCGGCCGGCGCGCTCTGCGAAGTGCTCGGGGGCACACCCCAGCAGGTCGAAAACGCCGCTGAAATCGGCATGGAGCACAACCTCGGACTCACCTGCGACCCGGTGGGCGGGCTGGTCCAGGTGCCCTGCATCGAGCGTAACGCCATGGGCTCGGTCAAAGCGATCAACGCGGCACGCATGGCCTTGCGCGGCGACGGCAAGCACTTCATCTCCCTGGACAAGGTGATCCGCACCATGCGCCAAACCGGCGCTGACATGAAGAGCAAGTACAAGGAAACCGCTCGCGGCGGGCTCGCGGTAAACATCATCGAGTGCTGA